A part of Gambusia affinis linkage group LG21, SWU_Gaff_1.0, whole genome shotgun sequence genomic DNA contains:
- the LOC122824002 gene encoding crystallin J1B-like, with protein sequence MASSVADRAIGAIIGAAVADAAAQPMHWIYNPDRLNEVLSDLEPRPEFRPLSANPFYRRTTGEQTCYGDQAYVLLESLSQCGDVDVKDLTKRFYEFFGPGTVYDLPVNDPYRKEGGPKAILPIDGPWRNASLKAFLKNVDAGKEEPGCDMDCQIDGVTKLAPVVAMFAGRPKMLEKVESAVRVTQNNDMCVAVTLAAARFLERFVLKGPDPDALDAVVAQLSDPNRKNPQDLDRAVVAHIGQVKENLAKASHQLIPAVFTNTUALPGAFQAALHGVLTMTQLEEAVRDTMRRGGCTASRASFIGACFGAQTGLRGIPESWRKRTLRYPLLLELAENVVGKRQQL encoded by the exons ATGGCCTCGAGCGTGGCTGACAGAGCCATTGGGGCCATTATTGGGGCAGCTGTGGCAGATGCAGCAG CTCAGCCGATGCACTGGATCTACAACCCGGACAGGCTGAACGAAGTCCTCTCCGACCTGGAGCCCCGTCCCGAGTTCCGGCCTCTGTCAGCAAATCCTTTTTATCGCAGGACAACGGGCGAGCAGACCTGCTACGGAGACCAGGCGTACGTCCTGCTGGAGTCGCTGAGTCAGTGCGGAG ATGTCGACGTGAAAGACCTGACTAAGCGCTTCTATGAGTTCTTTGGGCCCGGAACGGTGTACGACCTGCCCGTCAACGATCCTTACAGGAAAGAAGGAG GTCCCAAAGCCATTCTTCCCATTGACGGTCCGTGGAGGAACGCGAGCCTGAAGgctttcttaaaaaatgttgatgccGGAAAAGAAGAGCcag gttgcGACATGGACTGTCAGATTGACGGTGTCACCAAGCTCGCTCCGGTCGTCGCCATGTTCGCCGGGCGACCCAAGATGCTGGAGAAAGTGGAGAGCGCCGTACGCGTCACCCAAAACAACGACATGTGCGTGGCAGTGACTCTGGCTGCTGCGAG ATTTCTGGAACGTTTCGTTCTGAAAGGCCCGGATCCCGACGCTCTGGATGCAGTCGTGGCTCAGCTGAGCGACCCCAACAGGAAGAACCCTCAGGATCTGGACAGAGCTGTCGTTG CGCATATTGGCCAGGTGAAGGAGAACTTAGCCAAAGCGTCCCATCAGCTCATACCCGCTGTGTTCACTAACACATGAG CTTTGCCCGGCGCGTTCCAGGCGGCGCTGCACGGAGTCCTGACTATGACACAGCTGGAGGAGGCTGTGAGGGACACCATGCGCCGAGGGGGATGCACCGCCAGCCGGGCCTCCTTCATCGGAGCCTGCTTCGGGGCGCAG ACCGGCCTCCGCGGAATCCCGGAATCCTGGAGGAAGAGGACGCTCAGATACCCTCTGCTGTTGGAGCTGGCTGAAAATGTGGTCGGAAAACGGCAGCAGTTGTAG
- the LOC122824178 gene encoding zinc finger protein 271-like, whose protein sequence is MEKLCLEEKAGVSDTMTSLEENQICTTPGEKRFRNSSTKKLHQRNHTGEKPYSCGQCEKRFKDSSGLKRHQQNHSGEKPYSCGQCEKRFRDSSCLKNHQRIHSGEKPYSCSQCEKRFKDSSGLKRHQRIHSGEKPYSCGQCEKRFKDSSGLKRHQRIHSGEKPYSCGQCEKRFRDSFGLKSHQRIHSGEKPYSCGQCEKRFKDSSGLKRHQRIHSGEKPYSCGQCEKRFKDSSGLKRHQRIHSGEKPYSCGQCEKRFKDSSGLKSHQQIHSGEKPYSCGQCEKRFRDSFGLKSHQRIHSGEKPYSCGQCEKSFKDSSGLKRHQRNHSGEKPYSCGQCEKRFRDFSGLKCHQQIHTGEKPYKCS, encoded by the exons ATGGAGAAACTTTGTCTGGAAGAGAAGGCTGGTGTTAGCGACACGATGACATCACTGGAAGAG AACCAAATCTGCACGACCCCGGGTGAGAAGAGATTCAGAAATTCCTCCACAAAGAAACTTCATCAGCGAAACCACACAggtgaaaagccttatagctgcggtcagtgtgagaagagattcaaagaTTCCTCTGGCTTAAAGCGTCATCAGCAAAACCACAGtggtgaaaagccttacagctgcggtcagtgtgagaagaggtTCAGAGATTCCTCTTGCTTAAAGAATCATCAACGAATCCACAGtggtgaaaagccttacagctgcagtcagtgtgagaagaggtTCAAAGATTCCTCTGGCCTAAAGCGTCATCAACGAATCCACAgtggtgaaaagccttatagctgcggtcagtgtgagaagaggtTCAAAGATTCCTCTGGCCTAAAGCGTCATCAACGAATCCACAGtggtgaaaagccttacagctgcggtcagtgtgagaagaggtTCAGAGATTCCTTTGGCTTAAAGAGTCATCAACGAATCCACAGtggtgaaaagccttacagctgcggtcagtgtgagaagaggtTCAAAGATTCCTCTGGCCTAAAGCGTCATCAACGAATCCACAgtggtgaaaagccttatagctgcggtcagtgtgagaagaggtTCAAAGATTCCTCTGGCCTAAAGCGTCATCAACGAATCCACAGtggtgaaaagccttacagctgcggtcagtgtgagaagagattcaaagaTTCCTCTGGCTTAAAGAGTCATCAACAAATCCACAGtggtgaaaagccttacagctgcggtcagtgtgagaagaggtTCAGAGATTCCTTTGGCTTAAAGAGTCATCAACGAATCCACAGtggtgaaaagccttacagctgcggtcagtgtgagaagagctTCAAAGATTCCTCTGGCTTAAAACGTCATCAGCGAAACCACAGtggtgaaaagccttacagctgcggtcagtgtgagaagaggtTCAGAGATTTCTCTGGCCTAAAGTGTCATCAGcaaatccacactggtgaaaagccttacaAATGCAGTTAG